ACCCCGCGCGGCCTGCCGGTTCTTGCGTTGCAGCGTTCCAGTACAGCTCGGCGCACTCGGTGCTGGAGGTGAGCGAGGCGGACCACGGCGCGTGCTCGGCGAGCAACCCGCTGCGGTCGCACCAGGGCCAGAGCACCACCATCCCGCTCACCAAGGCCGGCACCCGCTACTTCATCTGCGGCGCCCCCGGCCACTGCGCCTCGGGCATGAAGGTCGCCATCACCgtctccggcggcggcggcggcggcagcagcagcgcCGACAACACCGCGACTCCGTCGGGTCCCTCCGTGCGGGCGACGAACACGAAGCCGGCGTCCGGTGGCGCGACGACGACGGACGAGTCGGACTCCAGCGCGGCTGGCAGCGGCGCCCGCCTCGCGATGGGCCTGCTGTTCGGGGCCGCGGGCCTCGCTGCAATAATGGGCTGAATTGAGGACCCGCTAGGGAAAAGGCAGTGCGGTTTCACGAATTTCCTATTTAGTTTCCTGCGTTCTCTGCTTGCGTCCCCGAGTCGCGAGGCTGAGTGTTCGGCCGTGCATATTTTTCGTATACTTTTGCTGTGTTTTTTTGGGGCTATTCGTTGTTCAATACTGTTGTTTCAGAATAAAATTTCATCCTTGACCATTCCATGCAACTGTTTGACAGTGGACCTGCGAGGGAAGAGCCTTTTCTCACTCGTATTTAAACGGCCGTCGTGGACCTTGACGTCGTCCCAAGCCACTCGACTCGACGACGACATCATGTGGCAAACAGAGGACTCGAACGGCCCACGGCAAAGTATCAATGAATCATCTGtcttttttttttccttttccttgTCTACTGATGTTGTGGGTGGAACAAGTACTCAAAGACAGTGCAATTCAATGGGGTCATGCAGCGCCTAGCCGTGGTTATTCTATTGGACTCGGGAAGTTTTGCATCTTTTGTCAGTCAAACAATGGTTGCCCGTTTATCTAGGGCTGGACATTCGGGGTTTTTTTGAAACTTTggttcggtttttcggttttaaaaaacttcggTTTTCTAGACATTAGAAACCGATCCGTTTTCTCGAAAATGAAAAACCCAGAAGTTCGATTTCggttttttacttcggtttttcggtaaaaaccgaataccaaacttatactcaagacaacacatacaacaagtttacatgatagatttcacataattttaaaaagtaaaaaatatataggtacaaatatttagagatacatcatacatcacatataaATCAATGAATAACAACTTAATTGCTTCACATATTTTGTTCACATAATCGAATAGTCAAATTTtagaattgataaagtttggtTTTCGGTTTTTTGGTATTTCTgttcggtatacggtgaaaaccgattacgataccgaaaaccgaacttctgagatacaaaaaccgaaaccgaaccaaattaccgaaaaaaccgaaatttcggttcggttcggttcggttttcggtttgcGGTAAAAAAGTGCCCACCCCTATGTTTATCTGTTGTTAGTCTTTAGTCCATAGCTTCGTCAGTTAAGGTGACTAATGGTGAATGTAAGTAGTTCACCACTATTGTTCACGACGCTAATTGGagtattgaaaattgtcatttcAAACATAACTTGAAGGTTATTCGCCTTTGTTCTTAGGATATTATCCTTGGCATGGATTGTTTGGAGTTGTTCAGTCATATGAAAGTCCATTAGCACCACATGTCTGTCCGTACCCTACGAGGGTACCAATATTTTATTCGGGGATGGAGCTACAAAATGTTTTAGGAGAGCCTAAATTAAACCGCTACAATATATGAGACCCCTTCTATATAAAAATATTTGTGCATTTTAAATTTTAGAGAAAACTTTGGTGTGGCTCAATGGACTCAGGAGCGGTAGAAGCGGCTCGAgagcctgtcacacccggatttaaaggacaaagccgggtgtatctcatatatgcgccaaagaagacaacacatataataatagattgtataaagataaatatcacaatatcatcagagtacttattacatagcggaagtcttacacaataaattataaatataaaacgaactaaagtccattcttggcgccataaagtcaactgagagacgacgacctagacctctcacgaacacatcgcagcatccaccatgcacctcatcctgtggtacctgttcttgacctgtggggggtgtgagacagcaagggtgagctcacacatgtccaTCGATCAActtgttgtggagaataatgtgcataaactcaccaaaggtggcagttcatgtgaagtgtaaggcttaccaaagagaatggttaaagttgagctctacttttaaagttggtcaaaattttattagcagttactagatgtaagtaaataccaaaacataataataatagaacaaaattaataacaaatcacatgcaatgcaaatgaccaattgaatttagtttcatagtttaatcatgcgagagtcctgagctactcTTAACTGTGAcctcgactagtataccagttttacactctgcagaggttgtaccctgtacccacaagtcgtgtatcccatgtcgccagggttagctagacccttagacactaccgaggtgaatggctagggatccactacgaggcctttacaaaattccactagcttctgaaaactcgctacagtttgtggaaagagcacttgcaagaatccctcgtctgaccgccatcgcagcaaaatcaacccaagaacctccctgcatgtaactcccctactgcccttgcccctttcgggtaagatagtcttccactagctttcctaattagtcagccaagggcgtcccattccacccttgtggtggcacgtgtttctcaagttaagctctatgttccaattaaaaatataatgatcttgacatgaacatgaataaaataacagaataattggaacatggacataatgtagtattaatcccaaaaccatatagagcaatagcaaaaactacccaaatgattcaggggtaaacaaggtaacaagataagcagactagggcaacctattgggtcccatcaaaattaaacctatgcataaataaatgattataaagaacattattgtgtAGATAAAGGtgattaagggcacaacttgcttgggacttgagattccaggtaccaggatgaacttcaggtgactcgtgacctcactgcaagtgtagcaatacaaacaaatatggtatagacaaaattaacatcacatcaaacataagtacaaaccgaataataataatctacgcgaagctacgagctcgtgggatcgagaaccaactaaaatcggagttacggtcatCAAGTTATGATATGTGTCGGTACccaaaatcaggggtaccctctcctacagcaCAAAGACaccgcacccatgcgacgtccCTTAGCCACGCGGAGGaccgcgcctgaccccaccggatGGGTAGGCCAAAGGGCACCACGTGGCAGGGAAAGACACCACACCCCAGTAAGACCGGACCcccacagaaggacaccggacccctatataCGAGTCCGGAGCCTTCGGGTAAGTCCGAACTCCAGCAGGGTCCCGGAGCGAGAAGGACCCTAGTGTGTGCAGGGGTCCGGCGCTGACACGTGTGCGGGCCTTGCCTCTGTTTCCCGCTCAGGTGGAGatccgctgcttgtggcccatgacataagctactGGGCCGAACCTGACGAGAAGCCGTGCAGCCAttgcatttattgaggaaaagacgcgccgcctgccactgcgctgacgggctacgtgccctctcagcatttaatgtgtcccatcccatccgctggcaggcggcgtcaaggtcatccagcaggcggcacGCCTCCTAGGTCtgctggcaaacagtgcgcccgtgccaggCGGCACCCTATACTCGTCTTTTCTTCCGCAGGAAGCTTCCCTTGCACGCCAAGGATACGTAGACCTCGAGCGACaaggcacaagaagattgcctcggcaaccgacattagaggatccaagctctatattctttatgtccctgggcccacatgtc
This portion of the Zea mays cultivar B73 chromosome 2, Zm-B73-REFERENCE-NAM-5.0, whole genome shotgun sequence genome encodes:
- the LOC100283414 gene encoding Blue copper protein-like precursor; this translates as MAGTTPRRLLLVIVPLVAVVPASAKDYMVGDSSGWKSGVDYAAWAKGKPFAIGDTLSFQYSSAHSVLEVSEADHGACSASNPLRSHQGQSTTIPLTKAGTRYFICGAPGHCASGMKVAITVSGGGGGGSSSADNTATPSGPSVRATNTKPASGGATTTDESDSSAAGSGARLAMGLLFGAAGLAAIMG